A window of Belonocnema kinseyi isolate 2016_QV_RU_SX_M_011 chromosome 9, B_treatae_v1, whole genome shotgun sequence contains these coding sequences:
- the LOC117179892 gene encoding uncharacterized protein LOC117179892, whose product MAKKVNKKKVFRSPKPIKIAALVVSAIQDLKDSKGSTPKKITGYITYASQLPTTKVRRRVNAALKQGVQYGILRRYRGHYFLPFGDELDRANKIATRFARLASSNRNGPLPDMAKIAPEKEITLKIKGKKVRRANRTKRLRKPARRGANKKKRMKAHSVPVSTSPSLNNKLKSIDDENSVESDN is encoded by the exons ATGgcgaaaaaagtgaataaaaagaaGGTTTTTCGGTCACCCAAGCCGATCAAAATTGCCGCTCTCGTCGTTTCGGCTATCCAGGATCTTAAAGATAGCAAAGGTTCTACACCGAAGAAAATTACGGGATATATTACCTATGCCTCCCAGCTTCCAACCACAAAAGTCAGACGAcga gttaATGCAGCTTTAAAGCAAGGAGTGCAGTACGGAATTTTGCGAAGGTATCGAGGCCACTACTTCCTACCATTTGGAGACGAACTAGACAGAGCGAATAAAATCGCAACAAGGTTTGCGAGGCTAGCGAGTTCAAATCGAAATGGCCCACTCCCAGATATGGCAAAAATTGCTCctgaaaaagaaataactttGAAGATTAAAGGAAAAAAAGTAAGACGAGCTAATCGAACAAAGAGACTTCGAAAACCTGCAAGGAGGGGTGCCAACAAGAAGAAAAGAATGAAGGCTCATTCAGTTCCGGTCTCCACTAGTCCCagtttaaacaacaaattaaaatccATTGACGATGAAAATTCTGTTGAGAGCgacaattga